A region of Vitis vinifera cultivar Pinot Noir 40024 chromosome 13, ASM3070453v1 DNA encodes the following proteins:
- the LOC100251245 gene encoding aspartic proteinase PCS1, producing MGLFISTMLSFLLLLLLSQLFLSFTLCLASTPAVILPLKTQVLPSGSVPRPSSKLSFHHNVSLTVSLTVGSPPQTVTMVLDTGSELSWLHCKKAPNLHSVFDPLRSSSYSPIPCTSPTCRTRTRDFSIPVSCDKKKLCHAIISYADASSIEGNLASDTFHIGNSAIPATIFGCMDSGFSSNSDEDSKTTGLIGMNRGSLSFVTQMGLQKFSYCISGQDSSGILLFGESSFSWLKALKYTPLVQISTPLPYFDRVAYTVQLEGIKVANSMLQLPKSVYAPDHTGAGQTMVDSGTQFTFLLGPVYTALKNEFVRQTKASLKVLEDPNFVFQGAMDLCYRVPLTRRTLPPLPTVTLMFRGAEMSVSAERLMYRVPGVIRGSDSVYCFTFGNSELLGVESYIIGHHHQQNVWMEFDLAKSRVGFAEVRCDLAGQRLGVGV from the coding sequence ATGGGACTCTTCATCTCCACCAtgctctcttttcttcttcttcttcttctctctcagCTCTTCCTTTCCTTCACCCTCTGCTTAGCTTCAACGCCAGCTGTTATATTACCCCTTAAAACGCAGGTCCTTCCTTCTGGGTCAGTTCCTAGACCTTCTAGCAAGCTCTCTTTCCACCACAACGTGTCCTTAACGGTCTCACTCACAGTTGGCTCTCCTCCACAAACCGTCACCATGGTTCTTGACACTGGAAGCGAGCTCTCATGGCTTCACTGCAAAAAAGCCCCAAACTTGCACTCTGTTTTTGACCCACTTCGCTCTTCCTCATATTCACCTATTCCTTGTACTTCACCCACTTGCCGAACCCGGACCCGTGACTTCTCCATACCCGTTTCTTGCGACAAGAAAAAGCTCTGTCACGCCATAATCTCCTACGCCGACGCCTCCTCCATTGAAGGCAACCTTGCCTCCGATACTTTTCATATCGGAAATTCGGCCATACCCGCCACGATATTCGGGTGCATGGATTCTGGGTTTAGTAGTAACTCGGATGAAGATTCCAAGACTACCGGTTTGATTGGTATGAATAGGGGGTCTCTCTCTTTCGTTACCCAGATGGGCTTGCAGAAATTTTCCTACTGCATATCGGGCCAGGACTCCTCCGGTATCTTACTCTTCGGAGAATCGAGTTTTTCGTGGCTCAAGGCCTTAAAGTACACTCCACTAGTTCAAATATCGACTCCGTTGCCGTACTTCGACCGAGTTGCGTACACGGTTCAGCTTGAGGGTATTAAAGTAGCTAATTCGATGCTACAGTTGCCAAAATCGGTTTATGCACCGGACCATACCGGAGCGGGTCAAACTATGGTTGACTCCGGAACTCAGTTCACGTTCCTTCTGGGCCCGGTTTACACCGCTTTGAAGAACGAGTTCGTGAGGCAGACAAAAGCGTCGTTGAAAGTTCTGGAAGACCCCAACTTCGTATTCCAAGGAGCAATGGACTTGTGCTACCGAGTTCCCCTGACGCGTCGGACTTTGCCTCCTTTGCCAACCGTGACACTGATGTTTCGGGGGGCCGAAATGAGCGTATCGGCCGAAAGGTTAATGTATCGGGTACCGGGCGTGATAAGGGGAAGTGATTCAGTGTACTGCTTTACGTTTGGTAACTCTGAACTATTGGGTGTGGAGTCGTACATCATTGGGCATCATCATCAGCAGAACGTGTGGATGGAGTTCGATCTGGCAAAATCAAGGGTTGGATTTGCAGAGGTTAGGTGCGATCTAGCTGGTCAACGACTAGGAGTAGGTGTCTAG